A DNA window from Paraclostridium bifermentans contains the following coding sequences:
- a CDS encoding phage holin family protein, giving the protein MKKVSLFIVVNAISLYIVSLLMSSVSITSFSSLLILTVIFGVLNLTIKPLLQLFSLPITFLTLGLFSLVINAVVLKLAFSIVPGVHLYGFISAIGASILLSIANTIIYNVLD; this is encoded by the coding sequence ATGAAAAAAGTATCTTTATTTATAGTAGTTAATGCTATATCTTTATATATAGTATCATTATTAATGAGCAGTGTTTCTATAACATCTTTTAGCTCTTTACTTATACTAACAGTCATTTTTGGTGTTTTAAACTTAACAATTAAGCCTTTACTTCAGTTATTCTCACTACCTATAACATTTTTAACATTAGGTTTATTCTCATTAGTGATAAATGCGGTTGTTTTAAAACTAGCTTTTAGTATAGTTCCTGGAGTACACTTATACGGATTTATTAGTGCTATAGGTGCTTCTATATTATTATCTATTGCAAATACAATTATATATAATGTACTTGATTAA
- a CDS encoding DUF969 domain-containing protein encodes MIKLIGILVVILGFVFKVETLFTVLVAGIATGLVAGMDIMDILNTLGQSFVDNRAVSLFIMTLPVIGILERYGLKQRAVYLIQKLGKLTTGGVFSIYMIIRQIAGALSIRISGHPQFVRPLVEPMAQAAAKSKYKNVDVKDEEAIKALSAASENYGNFYGQNLFSGSSGVLLIASTLTGFGYAVSELDIAKASIIMAVIAFLISAVQNYLFDKKLNRKYNK; translated from the coding sequence ATGATAAAATTAATAGGTATTTTAGTTGTCATATTAGGATTTGTATTTAAAGTGGAAACTTTATTTACAGTATTAGTTGCGGGGATTGCGACTGGGTTAGTGGCAGGAATGGATATTATGGATATTCTAAACACGTTGGGGCAATCGTTTGTAGATAATAGAGCGGTATCATTATTTATAATGACTCTACCAGTAATAGGAATACTAGAAAGATACGGACTAAAGCAAAGGGCTGTCTATTTAATACAAAAACTTGGAAAGTTAACTACAGGCGGAGTATTTTCTATATACATGATAATAAGACAAATAGCTGGGGCGCTTTCAATAAGAATAAGTGGACATCCTCAATTTGTTAGACCATTAGTTGAACCTATGGCACAAGCAGCAGCAAAGAGTAAGTACAAAAATGTAGATGTAAAAGATGAAGAAGCTATAAAAGCTTTATCAGCAGCTAGTGAAAACTATGGAAACTTTTATGGTCAAAATTTATTCTCTGGAAGTTCAGGAGTATTATTGATAGCATCGACTTTAACTGGATTTGGATATGCAGTAAGTGAGCTAGATATAGCTAAGGCAAGTATAATAATGGCTGTAATAGCATTTTTAATTTCTGCAGTACAGAACTATTTATTTGATAAAAAATTAAATAGAAAATACAACAAATAG
- a CDS encoding DUF979 domain-containing protein produces MQNFINIGLESFYVLMGILMLVIGVKSLKTIDNNKKYGTFAFWVLLSLPFIFGKVLPATFIGGILVLLSLLTLTKQVVFAKYEVATEEFSQAKSEKIKSKIFLPSLILAFAAVAVAMSLSSYASSSQFAIGAGAIVALISAFIITRAKPKEAVEDGARLLQQMGPTSMLPQLLVALGVLFTNAGVGDVISNMISGVVPADSRFFGVVAYVLGMAIFTMIMGNAFAAFSVITAGIGIPFVLSQGADPAIVGALALTAGYCGTLLTPMAANFNIVPAALLEAKDQYSVIKYQAPVAIILLAIHIFVMYTFAF; encoded by the coding sequence GTGCAAAACTTTATAAATATAGGACTAGAATCGTTTTATGTTTTAATGGGAATTTTAATGCTAGTCATTGGTGTTAAATCACTTAAAACAATTGATAATAATAAAAAATATGGAACATTTGCTTTTTGGGTATTACTTAGTTTACCGTTTATATTTGGAAAAGTACTACCAGCAACATTTATTGGAGGAATTTTAGTATTATTAAGTTTATTAACTCTTACTAAGCAAGTTGTGTTTGCGAAATACGAAGTTGCAACTGAAGAGTTTAGTCAAGCTAAATCAGAAAAAATAAAGAGTAAAATATTTTTACCTTCACTTATCTTAGCATTTGCAGCAGTTGCGGTAGCTATGTCACTTTCTTCATATGCTAGTTCATCACAATTTGCAATAGGAGCTGGAGCAATAGTAGCACTTATAAGTGCATTTATAATCACAAGAGCAAAACCTAAAGAAGCAGTTGAAGATGGAGCAAGATTACTTCAACAAATGGGTCCTACTAGTATGCTACCTCAATTACTTGTTGCACTTGGAGTTTTATTTACAAATGCAGGAGTTGGAGATGTAATATCTAATATGATATCAGGAGTGGTTCCAGCAGATAGTAGATTCTTTGGAGTAGTAGCTTATGTTTTAGGAATGGCAATTTTCACTATGATAATGGGTAATGCATTTGCAGCATTTTCAGTTATAACAGCCGGTATAGGGATACCTTTTGTATTATCTCAAGGTGCAGATCCAGCCATAGTTGGAGCTTTAGCATTAACAGCAGGTTATTGTGGAACTTTACTTACGCCTATGGCTGCAAACTTTAATATAGTACCAGCAGCATTACTAGAAGCTAAAGATCAATACAGTGTAATTAAATATCAGGCGCCAGTTGCTATTATATTATTAGCTATACACATATTTGTAATGTATACATTTGCATTTTAA
- the pcp gene encoding pyroglutamyl-peptidase I, whose protein sequence is MKILITGFDPFGGEPINPAEEAVKRIKDEINGAEVVKLTIPTVRTKSVEAIEQAIDKHNPDIVISVGQAGGRFDITPERVAINLDDFRIKDNDGNQVVDETIQIDGQPAYFSNLPIKGMVKHMNENGIPASVSNTAGTFVCNHVMYGILYLIDKKYPNIKGGFIHIPYMTGQVIDKKNMPYMSLDEIVTGLELAIEACTIYNEDIKAIGGEIC, encoded by the coding sequence ATGAAAATATTAATAACAGGATTTGATCCATTTGGAGGAGAGCCTATAAATCCAGCTGAAGAAGCTGTTAAAAGAATAAAAGATGAAATAAATGGAGCTGAGGTTGTAAAACTGACTATACCTACAGTTAGAACAAAATCAGTTGAAGCTATAGAACAGGCAATAGATAAGCATAATCCAGATATAGTAATATCAGTTGGGCAAGCAGGAGGCAGATTTGATATAACTCCAGAAAGAGTAGCTATAAACCTAGATGATTTTAGAATAAAAGATAATGACGGTAATCAAGTTGTTGATGAAACTATACAAATTGATGGACAGCCGGCATACTTCTCCAATCTACCAATAAAAGGTATGGTAAAACATATGAATGAAAATGGGATACCAGCATCGGTTTCAAACACTGCAGGAACTTTTGTTTGCAATCATGTAATGTATGGGATACTATATTTGATAGATAAAAAATATCCGAATATAAAAGGTGGATTTATTCATATACCATATATGACAGGACAAGTTATAGATAAGAAAAACATGCCTTATATGAGTTTAGATGAAATTGTTACTGGACTTGAATTAGCAATAGAAGCATGTACTATATATAATGAAGATATAAAAGCAATAGGTGGAGAAATATGTTAG
- a CDS encoding gamma-glutamylcyclotransferase family protein, translating to MLVKKIFVYGSLRSDMFNYNIYLNGKVKSSKKGYIKGHLSHLDNKGYPAVIKGNEKILGELMELNDFEATLKELDDMENYQLDGFNNEYNRREVDVTLLDGSIEKAYFYEYNKDAEINKDDVLISIKCGDWKEYMSNK from the coding sequence ATGTTAGTAAAAAAGATATTTGTATATGGTAGTTTAAGAAGCGATATGTTTAATTACAATATATATTTAAATGGAAAAGTAAAAAGTTCTAAAAAAGGATATATAAAGGGGCATTTATCTCATTTAGATAATAAAGGCTATCCAGCAGTTATAAAAGGGAATGAAAAGATTTTAGGTGAATTAATGGAACTTAATGATTTTGAAGCAACGTTAAAAGAACTAGATGATATGGAGAATTATCAGTTAGATGGATTTAACAATGAATATAATAGGCGTGAAGTAGATGTTACTCTTCTGGATGGAAGTATAGAAAAGGCCTATTTTTATGAGTATAATAAAGATGCTGAAATTAATAAAGATGATGTATTAATTTCTATAAAATGTGGTGACTGGAAAGAATATATGTCAAATAAATAA
- a CDS encoding L,D-transpeptidase family protein — protein sequence MNIDKNFIKINMLPEHKYTLKNSNLRKEASTSSDIITVISKGSKVELIEAYDEWSKVRYESNIGYIHNDLLSITKYTWGNLNLRKEPNTQSNVITTIPKESRVEVIENIGDWSNIIYNDIEGYVFNYFLSDDGNKHDVLDYKYFYSDMSKFVNQNNIKSPTNNLLVTDLKNKYTYVFKKNNNNWVQIYKWKCTVGKPSTPTITGIFYIDGRKLYFGTDEYRVKYATRIKDGYYYHSILYDSTGSYIIDGRLGQALSHGCIRLDTENAKWIYDNILDTTTVVIH from the coding sequence TTGAATATAGATAAGAATTTTATAAAAATAAATATGCTTCCAGAACATAAGTATACGCTTAAAAACTCAAACTTAAGAAAAGAAGCATCCACTTCTTCTGATATTATTACTGTGATTTCTAAAGGTTCTAAGGTTGAACTTATTGAAGCCTATGATGAATGGAGTAAAGTAAGATATGAATCAAATATAGGATATATACACAATGATTTATTATCAATTACTAAATATACATGGGGTAACTTAAACCTTAGAAAAGAACCGAATACTCAATCAAATGTAATAACTACAATACCAAAAGAATCTAGAGTAGAAGTTATAGAAAATATAGGAGATTGGAGCAATATAATATATAATGACATAGAAGGTTATGTATTTAATTACTTTTTATCCGATGATGGAAATAAACATGATGTACTAGATTATAAATATTTTTATAGTGATATGAGCAAATTTGTAAATCAAAATAATATAAAAAGTCCTACAAATAATTTATTAGTAACTGATTTAAAAAATAAATATACTTATGTTTTTAAAAAGAACAATAATAATTGGGTTCAGATATATAAATGGAAATGTACCGTTGGAAAACCCAGTACTCCAACTATAACAGGAATTTTTTATATAGATGGAAGAAAACTATATTTTGGAACGGATGAGTATAGGGTTAAATATGCAACTCGTATAAAGGATGGATATTACTATCATTCGATACTTTATGATTCAACAGGAAGCTATATAATAGATGGAAGGTTAGGGCAAGCTTTAAGTCATGGTTGTATAAGACTAGATACAGAAAATGCTAAATGGATATATGACAACATATTGGATACTACTACAGTGGTAATACATTAA
- a CDS encoding DNA topoisomerase III — MGKTLVLAEKPSVGRDLARVLNCKNEKNGYIEGSNYVVTWALGHLVTLAETESYSNKYKNWDINDLPILPKNLKTVVIKKTSKQFNTVKAQLNRNDIESIVIATDAGREGELVARWIIEKAQVKKPIKRLWISSSTDKAIKEGFSKLKDGKEYENLYRSAVARAEADWLVGINATRALTTKHNAQLSCGRVQTPTVNMVYKREEEIQKFKPKEFYGIKLQAPMFSLNWVDSKTNSQNSFNKEKVENILTKIENKNAEILEVNKTYKKKYSPGLYDLTELQRDANKIFNFSAKETLSIMQKLYEHHKVLTYPRTDSKYISTDIVDTLKDRVRAVSVSDYAKVCTKILKDKIKTNKSFVDNSKVTDHHAIIPTEERVFLSDLSDRERKIYDLVVKRFLSVLSDPFEYEQTTIKANIEGETFVAKGKKIIKLGWKENYTNIDEDDDNDQNLPNLNKDDIIKVAKCSLTSGKTQPPKPLNEASLLAQMEKEGLGTVATRADIIEKIFNSFLVEKRGKDIFITSKGKQLLELVPSELKSAELTSSWEQKLNQISCGNLKKDVFVNEMKDYTKDIVKDIKSSDAKFKHDNLTKNKCPECGKYMLEVNGKRGKMLVCQDRDCNTRKMVSTTTNARCPVCHKKLELRGEGEGKTFVCSCGHREKLSTFNKRKKEENNKASKRDVNKYLKSQNKQEESFNNPFAEALAKLKK; from the coding sequence ATGGGAAAAACACTAGTACTAGCAGAAAAACCTTCTGTAGGAAGAGATTTAGCTAGAGTATTAAATTGTAAAAATGAAAAAAATGGATATATAGAAGGTAGTAATTATGTAGTAACATGGGCTCTTGGCCATTTAGTAACACTTGCTGAAACTGAAAGTTATTCAAATAAATATAAAAATTGGGACATAAATGATTTACCTATATTACCTAAAAATTTAAAGACCGTAGTTATAAAAAAGACATCTAAACAATTCAACACAGTAAAAGCTCAACTAAATAGAAATGATATTGAATCGATTGTAATAGCTACAGATGCGGGTAGAGAAGGAGAGCTTGTAGCAAGATGGATAATAGAAAAAGCACAAGTTAAAAAGCCTATAAAGCGTTTATGGATATCATCTAGTACAGATAAAGCTATAAAAGAAGGATTTTCAAAACTTAAGGATGGGAAAGAATACGAGAACTTATATCGCTCAGCAGTTGCTAGAGCAGAAGCTGATTGGTTAGTTGGAATAAATGCAACAAGAGCACTTACAACGAAGCATAATGCACAACTTTCTTGTGGTAGAGTTCAAACTCCTACTGTAAATATGGTTTACAAAAGAGAAGAGGAAATTCAAAAATTTAAACCAAAAGAATTCTATGGTATTAAATTACAAGCACCTATGTTTAGTTTAAACTGGGTTGATTCTAAAACTAATAGCCAAAATAGCTTTAATAAAGAAAAAGTAGAAAATATATTAACTAAGATAGAAAATAAAAATGCTGAGATATTAGAAGTTAATAAAACTTATAAAAAGAAATATTCACCAGGACTATATGATTTAACAGAATTACAAAGAGATGCAAATAAAATATTTAATTTCTCTGCAAAAGAGACTTTATCTATAATGCAAAAATTATATGAACACCATAAAGTTCTTACATATCCTAGAACAGATTCCAAATACATTAGTACTGATATAGTAGACACTTTAAAGGATAGAGTTAGAGCTGTGAGTGTAAGTGACTATGCAAAAGTTTGTACTAAAATATTAAAAGACAAAATAAAAACTAATAAATCATTTGTAGATAATTCTAAAGTAACAGATCACCATGCGATAATACCTACTGAGGAGAGAGTATTCTTAAGCGATTTAAGTGATAGAGAAAGAAAAATTTACGATTTAGTAGTAAAAAGATTTTTAAGTGTTTTAAGTGATCCTTTTGAATATGAACAAACAACTATAAAGGCTAACATAGAAGGGGAAACTTTTGTAGCTAAAGGTAAAAAAATTATTAAATTAGGATGGAAAGAAAACTATACTAATATAGATGAAGATGATGACAATGATCAAAATCTTCCAAACTTAAATAAAGATGATATTATAAAGGTAGCTAAATGTAGTTTAACTAGTGGCAAAACACAACCTCCAAAACCATTAAATGAGGCTAGTTTATTAGCTCAAATGGAAAAAGAAGGTCTTGGAACAGTTGCAACTCGTGCAGATATAATAGAAAAGATTTTCAATTCCTTCTTGGTTGAAAAAAGAGGAAAAGACATTTTTATAACATCTAAAGGAAAGCAATTGTTAGAGTTAGTTCCTAGCGAGTTAAAATCGGCAGAGCTTACATCTTCTTGGGAGCAGAAGCTTAATCAAATATCATGTGGTAATTTAAAGAAAGATGTATTTGTAAATGAAATGAAAGACTACACTAAAGATATTGTAAAAGATATAAAAAGTAGTGATGCTAAATTTAAACATGATAACTTAACTAAAAATAAGTGTCCTGAATGCGGAAAGTATATGCTTGAAGTTAATGGAAAAAGAGGAAAGATGCTAGTTTGCCAAGATAGAGATTGCAACACTAGAAAGATGGTTTCTACAACTACCAATGCGAGATGTCCTGTTTGCCATAAAAAACTTGAACTTAGAGGCGAAGGGGAAGGGAAGACTTTTGTTTGTAGCTGTGGACATCGTGAAAAACTAAGTACTTTTAATAAGAGAAAGAAAGAAGAAAATAACAAAGCATCTAAAAGAGATGTTAATAAGTATTTAAAGAGCCAAAACAAACAAGAAGAAAGTTTTAATAATCCTTTTGCAGAGGCATTAGCTAAACTTAAAAAATAG
- a CDS encoding sugar phosphate isomerase/epimerase family protein, with amino-acid sequence MKDIKLVKLIGDINKSNIDEINKLGIGVEIQSFPQNILDEDYSTIINDCSKKLKNFSNVISLHGSSFDLNPGSTDKKVIELTKYRYMQSVEIAKEIGAKYVIFHSQLNPLLSVEKIRKLKLDNQIKFWQDFMNEINDIDVTILLENEYDESPEEILYIVESVNSPKLRICLDTGHILAYSKKSLEEWIVSVKDFITYIHLHFNDGKNDSHSRPSYEQLIYFKNIIEEAKINPILSLEYSFENIVEEVNRVRNILSKK; translated from the coding sequence ATGAAAGATATTAAGTTAGTAAAACTTATTGGAGATATAAATAAAAGCAATATAGATGAAATCAACAAATTAGGAATTGGAGTAGAGATTCAGAGTTTTCCTCAAAATATTTTAGATGAAGATTATAGTACAATAATAAATGATTGTAGTAAAAAATTAAAAAATTTTAGCAATGTAATATCATTACATGGATCCTCATTTGATTTAAACCCAGGTAGTACAGATAAAAAGGTTATTGAGTTAACAAAATATAGATACATGCAGTCAGTTGAAATTGCCAAGGAAATAGGTGCTAAATATGTGATTTTTCATAGCCAACTAAACCCTTTATTAAGTGTAGAGAAAATAAGAAAACTTAAGTTAGACAATCAAATAAAATTTTGGCAAGATTTTATGAACGAAATTAATGATATAGATGTGACTATTTTATTAGAAAATGAGTATGATGAAAGTCCTGAAGAGATTTTATATATTGTTGAATCAGTAAACTCTCCTAAACTTAGAATATGTTTAGATACAGGTCATATTTTAGCATACTCTAAAAAATCTTTAGAAGAATGGATAGTGTCGGTAAAAGATTTTATAACGTATATACATTTACATTTTAATGATGGCAAAAATGATTCTCACAGCAGACCAAGCTATGAACAGCTAATTTATTTCAAAAACATAATAGAAGAAGCTAAAATAAATCCTATATTATCACTAGAATATAGCTTTGAAAATATAGTAGAAGAAGTAAATAGAGTAAGGAATATTTTGAGTAAAAAATAA
- a CDS encoding PepSY domain-containing protein: protein MKINKAIIIALGLVVICGVGVSYSLVKDDKAEYLTKDQAKNIILEKVPDGKILEFSYDNENNSPKYESEIVKDTMKYQVDVDAETGKIINFEQEVLKDQNNVKTSDKLISEDKAMDIMINKVPKATVQKFNLDKDGKNDEYEGVLTKADTKYEITVDAKTGDIKEFSHEQIKVKDTKAAKDNQYGDIEIND from the coding sequence ATGAAAATTAACAAAGCAATTATTATAGCATTAGGATTAGTTGTTATATGTGGGGTTGGAGTAAGTTATTCGTTAGTAAAAGATGACAAAGCAGAATACCTAACAAAAGACCAAGCAAAAAATATTATTTTAGAAAAAGTACCAGATGGTAAGATATTAGAGTTTTCTTATGATAATGAAAATAATTCACCAAAGTATGAATCAGAAATAGTTAAAGATACTATGAAATACCAAGTTGATGTAGATGCTGAAACTGGTAAAATAATAAACTTTGAACAAGAGGTACTTAAAGATCAAAATAATGTAAAAACTTCAGATAAGCTAATAAGTGAAGATAAAGCTATGGATATAATGATTAACAAAGTTCCAAAAGCTACAGTTCAAAAATTTAACTTAGACAAAGATGGGAAAAATGATGAGTATGAAGGTGTACTTACAAAAGCAGATACAAAATATGAAATAACAGTAGATGCAAAAACTGGAGATATAAAAGAGTTTAGTCATGAACAAATAAAAGTAAAAGACACAAAAGCAGCTAAAGATAATCAATATGGAGATATAGAGATCAATGACTAA
- the cysK gene encoding cysteine synthase A: MLYNNVLDLIGKTPIVKLNNIQSENNIFLKLEKYNIGGSIKDRAVLGMIEDLMESGDIKKGDTIVEATSGNTGIALSMIGKLKGLKIIIVMPSSMSKERRDLMKAYGADIILTGEGGMQASMDKASELISSNGNYKSLKQFENKSNPKKHYATTAIEIYEDIKDIDIFVCGIGTGGTISGVGKYLKELNKDIKVIGVEPESSPLISKGHSGPHKIQGIGANFIPKNLDMSIVDEIVTVKDEDAISTIKLLGEKEGILVGISSGANVYASMEIAKKFKGKNIVTISPDGIEKYLSMDIIGG; the protein is encoded by the coding sequence ATGTTATATAATAATGTTTTAGATCTTATAGGAAAAACTCCAATAGTTAAGCTAAACAATATTCAAAGTGAAAATAATATATTTTTAAAGCTAGAAAAATACAATATAGGTGGAAGTATAAAAGATAGAGCTGTTCTTGGGATGATTGAAGACCTTATGGAAAGCGGAGATATAAAAAAAGGAGATACTATAGTAGAGGCAACAAGTGGAAATACGGGAATTGCTTTATCTATGATTGGAAAGCTAAAGGGGCTTAAGATTATTATAGTTATGCCTAGCTCTATGAGTAAAGAGCGTAGAGATTTGATGAAAGCCTATGGAGCAGATATAATACTCACAGGTGAAGGTGGAATGCAAGCCTCTATGGATAAAGCAAGTGAATTAATAAGTTCAAATGGAAATTATAAATCTTTGAAGCAATTTGAAAATAAAAGTAATCCTAAGAAACACTACGCTACAACTGCAATAGAAATATATGAAGATATTAAAGATATAGATATATTTGTGTGTGGTATAGGAACAGGTGGAACAATAAGTGGAGTTGGAAAATATTTAAAAGAATTAAACAAAGACATAAAAGTTATTGGAGTTGAGCCAGAAAGTTCTCCTTTAATATCTAAAGGACATAGTGGACCTCATAAGATACAAGGAATAGGAGCAAATTTTATACCTAAAAATTTAGATATGAGTATTGTAGATGAAATAGTAACTGTAAAGGATGAAGACGCTATAAGCACTATCAAGTTACTGGGAGAAAAGGAAGGAATACTAGTAGGGATTTCATCTGGAGCAAATGTATATGCAAGTATGGAGATAGCTAAGAAGTTTAAAGGAAAAAACATTGTAACAATATCTCCTGATGGAATAGAGAAGTATCTATCTATGGATATAATTGGAGGATAG
- the epsC gene encoding serine O-acetyltransferase EpsC, which produces MLKKINADIEYIIENDPAARSKIEVFLLYPSVHALIGHRIAHCFYKYKMFFIARFISQVNRFITGIEIHPGATIGSGILIDHGMGVVIGETAEVGNRVTIYHGTTLGGTGKDSGKRHPTVGDNVVIGAGAKVLGPITIGENSKVGANSVVLKDVPPNSTVVGIPGRIIKKE; this is translated from the coding sequence ATGCTAAAAAAAATAAATGCTGACATAGAGTATATAATTGAAAATGACCCAGCTGCAAGATCTAAGATAGAAGTTTTTTTACTTTATCCATCAGTTCATGCTTTGATTGGTCATAGAATTGCACATTGTTTTTATAAATACAAAATGTTTTTTATAGCAAGATTTATATCACAAGTAAATAGATTCATAACTGGAATAGAGATACATCCAGGTGCAACTATAGGAAGTGGAATTTTAATTGACCATGGTATGGGAGTTGTAATAGGAGAAACTGCAGAGGTTGGCAATAGAGTTACTATATATCATGGAACCACATTAGGAGGAACAGGAAAAGACAGCGGTAAAAGACATCCAACTGTAGGGGATAATGTAGTAATAGGAGCAGGAGCTAAAGTTTTAGGACCGATAACTATAGGTGAAAATTCTAAAGTAGGCGCAAATTCAGTCGTATTAAAGGATGTACCACCAAACAGTACAGTGGTTGGAATACCTGGGAGAATAATAAAAAAGGAATAA
- a CDS encoding biliverdin-producing heme oxygenase, translating to MDMNFLKVIQSSTKRLHDMAENTGFIKRLIDGDANVETYGEYIYNLYFIYKAIEENLEKHKDDEVLKEFITPEVFRANALLDDSKFLLGYKIDSIEICDSTRVFVDRLDEISQTNPKLLVAHAYTRYLADLFGGRTIFKIIKENYSIENEGLNYYMFDHIKDLKAFVMEYHQKLDLINLSDEEKAKFLNEISLSYVLNISISNELDYVKFDK from the coding sequence ATGGATATGAACTTTTTAAAAGTCATTCAAAGTAGCACAAAAAGATTACACGATATGGCTGAAAATACAGGGTTCATAAAAAGATTAATTGATGGAGATGCTAATGTTGAAACATACGGAGAGTATATCTATAATCTTTATTTTATTTACAAAGCAATAGAGGAGAATCTTGAAAAGCATAAAGACGATGAAGTCTTAAAAGAATTTATAACTCCTGAAGTATTTAGAGCTAATGCTTTACTTGATGACTCTAAGTTCTTATTAGGATACAAGATTGATTCAATCGAAATTTGCGATTCAACAAGGGTTTTCGTTGATAGATTAGATGAAATATCTCAAACAAATCCTAAATTGCTAGTTGCACATGCTTATACAAGATATTTAGCAGATTTATTTGGTGGTAGAACTATCTTTAAAATAATAAAAGAAAACTACTCTATCGAAAATGAAGGTCTTAATTATTATATGTTCGACCATATAAAAGACTTAAAAGCTTTTGTGATGGAATATCATCAAAAACTCGATTTAATAAATTTAAGTGATGAAGAGAAAGCTAAATTCTTAAACGAAATTTCGCTTTCATATGTTTTAAATATAAGTATATCTAATGAATTAGATTACGTGAAGTTTGATAAGTAA
- a CDS encoding EcsC family protein, giving the protein MQDYNNIQIRELENWKEKMKKKPSIINKASKEAQNKLNSVLPENYHNILTTAIKNMTKVVLFGSKYTTKAPIENISLQERDELAYEKIRLYKKTAMLEGAGTGAGGIIVGLADFPLLLSIKIKLLYEIASIYGFDTKDYKERIYLLNIFQLAFSSQNHVNSIFKDMEHFNESKDRLSDDINEFEWRKFQQEYRDYIDLAKLLQLVPGIGAFVGAYVNNKLVDKLGEYAIYSYHMRLLDTSGYIKENESFLSKSYKKIISRVK; this is encoded by the coding sequence ATGCAAGACTATAACAATATACAGATAAGAGAACTAGAAAATTGGAAAGAAAAAATGAAAAAGAAGCCATCAATAATAAATAAAGCATCTAAAGAAGCTCAAAATAAACTAAATTCAGTACTTCCTGAAAATTATCATAATATACTCACTACAGCTATAAAGAATATGACAAAAGTTGTTTTATTTGGTTCAAAATATACTACAAAAGCTCCAATTGAAAATATTTCATTACAAGAGCGAGACGAATTAGCTTATGAAAAGATTAGATTATACAAAAAAACTGCTATGTTAGAAGGAGCAGGTACTGGAGCTGGAGGAATTATTGTTGGGCTTGCTGACTTTCCTTTACTTTTAAGTATAAAAATAAAACTTCTATATGAGATTGCAAGTATTTATGGATTTGATACTAAAGATTATAAAGAAAGAATATATTTATTAAATATATTTCAATTAGCCTTTTCAAGTCAAAATCATGTTAATAGTATATTTAAAGATATGGAGCATTTTAATGAATCAAAAGATAGACTATCAGATGATATAAATGAATTTGAATGGAGAAAATTTCAGCAGGAATATAGAGATTATATAGATTTAGCTAAGTTACTTCAGCTAGTGCCTGGGATAGGAGCTTTTGTTGGTGCATACGTAAACAATAAATTAGTAGATAAGTTGGGAGAGTATGCAATATATTCTTATCATATGAGGTTGTTAGATACTAGCGGATATATAAAAGAAAATGAGAGTTTTTTATCTAAAAGTTATAAAAAAATCATATCAAGAGTCAAATAA